In Brassica napus cultivar Da-Ae chromosome C2, Da-Ae, whole genome shotgun sequence, the sequence CGCAACCGCACCTAGCTGAAGAACCACACCCCACACATCAAATCTAGCTTCTCCGTAAGCAGCGATGGCGACACCAAAGGAGATGGATAACATGTTAACCATAGTCTCCGACTTAAAACCTTCCTTCTTAAACATGACACCGATGGAGTAGACCGCGACGGGCATGAGGGCTTTGAGCATTTGTATGAAGGAGACGGAGAGGTAAATGTAAGCGGAGTTAGAGAGCCAGAGTGAGAGTGAGTACAACGCGCCGATGGGAACAACGGATCTAAGGTAAGTGTCACGTGACATGGAGACAGGCTCGACGAAGTTGAAGACCTTGATGAGGAGGAAAGCTAGGGTTGAGCAAAAGGACATGTGGATCATGGTGAGGGAGATAGGGAAAGGCCAGTCGTACATTTTCTTGTCGAGGATGTATTTGTTGTAGACGATGACGGTGAAGCTGAGGAAGATCCATATCGCTACGTATGTGTAGGAGAGGACGATGTTCTTGATCACGCCTTCGCTTAGTGATCCGCCTTTACCCATTTTTCTTGAATATGATTGTTTTCTCCGGACAGTGGTTATTGCGACTGAGACAGCGGTTGTGGTGGAACACAGAGTTTGTTTGGTGAGATCCTGAAATAACGTTTCCACTATGTAACGGAAGTGTTTaccaatttatatatttatttattaattaatgactGAATAACAATATTCATATTCTCATAGATGATTATACAACTATAAGATATTTGCATAATTtaacactttttaagtttaattatcgTAATAGACACATTATGGGAAAAGTTAACGATTCAGACACTTATTTTGTATGCAATTACACTCCCCTAATTAACTCCATTGATTTGTCTTGTCTACGCCGCTTTCTTGTTTCATCCATAGTATAGTAACCATGCTAGTGCTAAAAGCTTTCTTGCCGTGGTAGGACTAAAGGTTCGAATCACAAGAATCTAGTTCTCAAAGGGGTTTGAAAAGAGTAACTAGTCTCTTTGAGAATGATGtatgttattataaaatataaatgcaCCAAATATCTTTAGttacttcaaaactatttttatgCGTAGGTTTTTCAGCATTTtgtgatttgattaataaaatcaaaacttcTCTTTCACAAGTGTCTTTTACTTTTGCTATTTGTTTCCAAAAGCCAatgatcatttaaaaaaaaatccaataatccttaaacccccccccccctaatTTTCCAGATATTCAGAAAATAACAGTAAATCTAACATTATCATTGACATTCCCCTGGTAACATTAGCTAGTGACCagatttaatttttcattttgagATATGGCTTGGATGTTACCACTATTATGCGAATTAATATCGGTTTATTTCATATAAACAATATCGTGTTTAATGGTCTCTTCAGTAGACAGACATGTAGAATAGTAATGGATTGAGATGGAATAAGTTGTATACGTCAGATTAATGTCCAAAAGAAGAATATTCCATTTGGGACTTCCTTGTCTTTGGTTTGGCCTACAAGAAAAGGATTACTTAAGATGACATATTGTCTCAAACCCCATTAAAAAGACTTCACCTCTTTCTTCTAGCAATCAAACCCATGCAGTTTTCTCAAGTAATCCACAATCCTGTTCCAAACGTTTCATTTTCCAAACTGGATTTTGTCCTTATATTCTAACTTTACGTATACATACTTTATATTGCCTAGGCGGTTAGAAGCCTTTTAGCAAAATAAGATCATCAAAAGGGAGA encodes:
- the LOC106382640 gene encoding probable sugar phosphate/phosphate translocator At5g25400, which translates into the protein MGKGGSLSEGVIKNIVLSYTYVAIWIFLSFTVIVYNKYILDKKMYDWPFPISLTMIHMSFCSTLAFLLIKVFNFVEPVSMSRDTYLRSVVPIGALYSLSLWLSNSAYIYLSVSFIQMLKALMPVAVYSIGVMFKKEGFKSETMVNMLSISFGVAIAAYGEARFDVWGVVLQLGAVAFEATRLVLIQILLTSKGITLNPITSLYYVAPCCLGFLFIPWIVVEFPVLRETSSFHFDYVIFGTNSFCAFALNLAVFLLVGKTSALTMNVAGVVKDWLLIAFSWSVIKDTVTPINLFGYGIAFLGVAYYNHAKLQAMKAKEAQKSAQQIDEESGRLLEEKEGGRKIEPED